One Chthoniobacterales bacterium genomic region harbors:
- a CDS encoding cyclase family protein, with product MSDGNLIDLSHTVEHGMVTYKGLPAPIVCDYLSREASRTRYAAGTEFQIGKIEMVANTGTYLDSPFHRYPDGDDLSQLKLETLANLDCVVARATLRQSRAINSLPIELAAVRGKALLVHTGWDVHWRTDQYFEGHPHLTGELAESLVKAGVALVGIDSFNIDSTDDGTRPVHSSLLGAGIPIVEHMCNLEKIPDRGARFFAVPVKVKGMGTFPVRAFAKL from the coding sequence ATGTCTGACGGCAACCTCATCGACCTCAGCCACACGGTCGAGCACGGGATGGTAACTTATAAAGGCCTCCCTGCCCCGATCGTTTGCGATTATCTCAGCCGCGAAGCGTCCCGGACCCGTTACGCCGCCGGGACCGAATTCCAGATCGGCAAGATCGAGATGGTCGCGAACACGGGGACCTATCTCGATAGTCCCTTCCATCGCTACCCGGACGGCGACGATCTCTCGCAGCTCAAACTCGAAACGCTCGCGAACCTCGATTGCGTCGTTGCGCGTGCAACCCTGCGGCAAAGTCGCGCGATCAATTCGCTGCCGATCGAACTGGCCGCGGTCCGCGGCAAAGCCCTCCTCGTACACACCGGCTGGGATGTTCACTGGCGGACCGATCAGTATTTCGAGGGTCACCCTCACCTGACAGGAGAGTTAGCGGAGTCTCTCGTGAAAGCCGGCGTCGCTCTGGTCGGAATCGATTCGTTCAACATCGATTCGACCGATGACGGAACACGGCCGGTCCATTCCTCTTTGCTGGGTGCCGGCATTCCGATTGTCGAGCATATGTGCAATCTCGAGAAAATTCCCGATCGCGGCGCGCGCTTCTTCGCCGTGCCGGTGAAGGTTAAAGGTATGGGAACCTTTCCCGTCCGTGCCTTCGCGAAATTGTAG
- a CDS encoding aminoacyl--tRNA ligase-related protein: MPEESERKTLEQRAQMTDIERLRHSAAHVLATAILKIWPEAQFAAGPPVENGFYYDLELDHRISPEDFEKIEAEMKKEVKANHTFERVAVSRDEALSMAQRGLLGALTERSSPSKFKLDIIQNIPEGEEISLYRNGEFTDLCAGPHVMRTGNIGAFKLTNVASAYYKGDEKNPQLQRIYGTAFKNKTQLDEYFAMLEEAKKRDHRKLGKELELFTFDDDVGPGLPLWLPRGAAIIEELEKLGKETEFAAGYQRVRSTNLARESLYIKSGHLPYYKESMFPPMELHDVSGRVGVSPAGSGILPERTSSAASYTRRRRLPHFEQPWAIYAITFTTRDHRPLSPPSRTAVLDALRHFHDKRYTLIAAAVMPDHVHLLLQPWIKEQDAAGQNVFWSLGELMHSIKSFTAKEINRIEGTTGEVWQQERFDRYVRGDRDLEEKFHYIVANPERAGLLDPEKGYPWIWTPDDEVHSGKMPESAGETPTLPETVTPRVDRYYLKAMNCPHHHKMFAALPKSYRDLPLRFAEYGTCHRYEQSGELFGLMRVRSLQMNDAHIYCTPEQFEAEFNAVNQMYLKYFKLFGIEKYVMRFSTHDPAKLGQKFVDEPELWLQTEEMVRGVLQRSGINYVEVPNEAAFYGPKIDVQVWSAIGREFTIATNQVDFAQPKRFNLTYKTRENTDAMPLCIHRAPLGTHERFIGFLIEHYAGNFPLWLSPEQVRILPIGDEAPLVDYARSIHDELRSHQVRAELDASSDHIKAKIASAEQMKVHTMLVIGNRDLEAGAVSIRIHGKGNLGAQPRAEVIADILQSIRERRA, from the coding sequence ATGCCTGAGGAAAGCGAGCGGAAAACTTTAGAGCAACGAGCGCAGATGACGGACATCGAGCGACTGCGGCATTCTGCTGCCCACGTCCTGGCGACTGCCATTCTCAAGATCTGGCCGGAAGCGCAGTTCGCCGCGGGGCCGCCGGTCGAGAACGGTTTTTATTACGACCTCGAATTGGACCACCGCATTTCGCCCGAGGATTTCGAGAAGATCGAGGCGGAGATGAAGAAAGAGGTGAAGGCGAACCACACCTTTGAGCGGGTCGCCGTCTCGCGCGACGAAGCCCTCTCCATGGCCCAACGCGGCCTCCTCGGCGCGCTCACCGAGAGATCTTCTCCGAGCAAGTTCAAGCTCGATATCATCCAGAACATTCCCGAGGGCGAAGAAATCTCGCTGTATCGTAACGGCGAGTTCACCGATCTCTGCGCCGGCCCGCACGTCATGCGCACGGGCAACATCGGCGCGTTCAAGCTCACCAACGTCGCCAGCGCCTATTACAAAGGCGACGAAAAGAACCCGCAGCTCCAGCGCATCTACGGCACCGCTTTCAAGAACAAGACCCAGCTCGACGAATACTTCGCCATGCTCGAGGAAGCGAAGAAGCGCGACCATCGCAAGCTCGGCAAGGAACTCGAGCTTTTCACCTTCGACGACGATGTCGGCCCCGGCCTCCCCCTCTGGCTTCCGCGTGGTGCCGCCATTATCGAGGAACTGGAGAAGCTCGGAAAGGAAACCGAGTTTGCCGCTGGTTATCAGCGCGTTCGCTCAACGAATCTGGCGCGCGAAAGCTTGTACATTAAGAGTGGCCACCTTCCCTATTACAAAGAATCGATGTTTCCTCCGATGGAGCTGCATGATGTCTCGGGTAGGGTGGGCGTCTCGCCCGCCGGTTCGGGCATCTTGCCCGAACGCACTTCCTCCGCCGCTTCCTACACGCGTCGCCGTCGCCTCCCCCATTTCGAACAACCCTGGGCGATCTACGCGATCACTTTTACTACGCGTGATCATCGTCCCCTCTCCCCGCCCTCGCGCACCGCCGTCCTCGACGCCCTCCGTCACTTTCACGACAAACGTTACACTCTCATCGCCGCCGCGGTCATGCCCGATCACGTCCATCTTCTCTTGCAGCCTTGGATCAAGGAACAGGATGCGGCTGGCCAAAATGTCTTCTGGTCGTTAGGCGAACTGATGCATTCGATCAAATCTTTCACGGCTAAAGAAATCAATCGAATCGAAGGCACCACGGGCGAGGTTTGGCAACAGGAACGTTTCGACCGTTACGTGCGCGGCGACCGAGATCTGGAGGAGAAATTTCATTACATCGTGGCGAATCCGGAACGCGCGGGATTGTTGGATCCGGAGAAAGGATATCCGTGGATCTGGACGCCCGATGATGAAGTTCACTCAGGCAAGATGCCCGAGTCGGCGGGCGAGACGCCCACCCTACCCGAGACAGTGACACCGCGCGTGGACCGGTATTACCTGAAAGCGATGAACTGCCCGCATCATCACAAGATGTTTGCGGCGCTGCCGAAAAGTTACCGCGACCTGCCGCTGCGGTTCGCGGAGTACGGCACCTGTCATCGCTACGAGCAGAGCGGCGAACTGTTCGGACTCATGCGAGTCCGCTCGCTCCAGATGAACGACGCCCACATCTATTGCACACCCGAGCAGTTCGAGGCGGAGTTCAATGCCGTGAACCAGATGTATCTGAAGTATTTCAAGCTCTTCGGCATCGAGAAATACGTCATGCGTTTCTCGACCCACGACCCGGCCAAGCTGGGCCAGAAATTCGTCGACGAACCGGAGCTTTGGCTGCAAACCGAGGAGATGGTGCGCGGCGTCCTCCAGCGGTCCGGGATTAACTACGTCGAAGTGCCCAACGAGGCCGCCTTTTACGGACCGAAGATCGATGTCCAGGTCTGGAGCGCAATCGGCCGCGAATTCACCATCGCGACCAACCAGGTCGATTTCGCCCAGCCAAAACGTTTCAATCTCACCTACAAAACACGCGAGAACACCGACGCGATGCCGCTCTGCATCCATCGCGCCCCGCTCGGCACCCACGAACGTTTCATCGGCTTCCTCATCGAACATTACGCCGGCAACTTTCCGCTCTGGCTTTCCCCCGAGCAAGTCCGCATCCTCCCGATTGGCGATGAGGCACCGCTCGTCGACTACGCCCGCTCGATTCACGACGAGCTCCGGTCCCATCAAGTCCGCGCGGAGCTCGATGCCAGCAGCGACCACATCAAAGCCAAGATCGCAAGCGCCGAACAAATGAAAGTCCACACCATGCTCGTCATCGGCAACCGCGACCTGGAAGCCGGCGCTGTCAGCATCCGTATTCACGGCAAAGGAAACCTCGGAGCCCAGCCAAGGGCGGAAGTCATTGCCGATATTCTTCAGTCAATCAGAGAGCGCCGAGCTTAG
- a CDS encoding ankyrin repeat domain-containing protein, which yields MTAAEKGDAKAAEKLLKQGADPNARVPGTWLNYTPLLAAVSEGRFEVAKLLLEHGADPSLETENHDPVLVFAAHAKYEKILRLLLAHGLSIDSRSSQKMTALERLMWSSGTPPADIEMLLRLGADPNQETSDGGRLLHRAVPIRNINAIQVLLRAGADVNGRDADGKTALIVAGYHNYEGLPIVKVLVEAGADLDAQDSNGSTALLLAIGQTEKIDAYLIEHGADVNLATHEGFTPLMRAAEKGAFEIARALIDRGADGKARMKDGMTAVHFAAGHKGDDWTEPKQTTDRRNQLELISILEGKGADLKGLTKEGRSALFFAAELGYAAMVRLLIDRGLDPRSKDNKGDTPLHWVLHAPDERIEKIKLLVAAGVNTPNNDGDTPLLLAAKAMDRPACAILLQNGATVDVVNGKGETPLFLVASSFNRQDITSAAYAEIIQDLAVKTLEIDRRDAKGMSLAMWAAASNIPEALDAILKRGADIRARSADGRTCLMWAASANASRTVDLLLGRGADISEKDNNGRTAADWARAIGYGPVADKLEKRSAVK from the coding sequence ATGACGGCGGCAGAAAAAGGCGATGCGAAAGCCGCGGAAAAACTGTTGAAACAGGGGGCCGATCCGAATGCCAGAGTTCCCGGAACGTGGTTGAACTACACGCCGCTTCTGGCAGCGGTGAGCGAAGGGCGGTTCGAAGTGGCAAAGCTGCTTCTCGAGCATGGCGCCGATCCTTCTTTGGAAACCGAAAACCACGATCCCGTCCTGGTCTTTGCTGCTCATGCAAAATACGAGAAGATTCTCCGGCTCCTGCTCGCGCATGGCCTGTCGATCGATTCGAGGAGCAGTCAAAAAATGACTGCTCTTGAGCGCCTGATGTGGAGCAGCGGCACGCCGCCGGCCGATATCGAAATGCTTCTCAGGCTCGGTGCGGATCCGAATCAGGAGACCAGCGACGGAGGCCGCTTGTTACACCGCGCGGTGCCAATCCGAAACATCAACGCGATTCAGGTCTTGCTTCGCGCAGGCGCGGACGTAAACGGCCGGGACGCAGATGGCAAAACCGCCCTGATCGTCGCGGGCTATCACAACTACGAGGGGCTGCCCATCGTGAAAGTTTTGGTCGAAGCCGGCGCCGACCTCGACGCCCAGGATTCGAACGGCAGCACGGCCTTGCTCCTGGCCATCGGTCAAACCGAAAAGATCGATGCTTACCTGATCGAGCACGGCGCTGATGTGAACCTTGCTACGCATGAGGGATTCACTCCGCTGATGCGAGCGGCAGAAAAAGGTGCCTTCGAGATCGCGCGCGCGTTGATTGACCGCGGCGCCGACGGTAAGGCCCGGATGAAGGATGGCATGACCGCGGTGCATTTCGCGGCCGGTCACAAGGGAGATGACTGGACCGAGCCTAAGCAAACGACAGATCGCCGAAATCAACTCGAGCTCATCTCAATTCTTGAGGGAAAGGGAGCGGATTTGAAGGGTTTGACCAAAGAGGGGCGATCGGCGCTTTTTTTTGCGGCTGAATTAGGCTACGCCGCAATGGTCAGGCTGCTGATCGATAGAGGCCTCGATCCGCGCAGCAAAGATAATAAGGGCGATACGCCGCTGCACTGGGTGCTCCACGCACCGGACGAGAGGATCGAAAAAATAAAGCTGCTCGTCGCTGCTGGCGTAAACACTCCGAACAATGACGGTGACACGCCGTTGCTGTTGGCGGCGAAAGCGATGGATCGACCGGCCTGCGCGATCCTGTTGCAGAACGGCGCCACCGTTGACGTCGTGAATGGGAAAGGGGAAACGCCGTTGTTCCTGGTCGCGTCGAGTTTCAATCGGCAGGACATTACTTCTGCGGCCTACGCCGAAATCATTCAGGACCTGGCCGTGAAGACCCTGGAGATCGACCGCCGCGATGCGAAGGGAATGAGTCTGGCGATGTGGGCGGCGGCGTCGAACATCCCGGAGGCGCTGGACGCCATCCTGAAACGGGGCGCTGATATTCGCGCTCGCTCCGCCGATGGCCGCACGTGTCTCATGTGGGCCGCTTCGGCGAACGCGAGCAGAACGGTCGACCTGCTTCTCGGTCGTGGCGCCGACATTTCGGAAAAAGATAACAACGGCCGAACGGCGGCCGATTGGGCGCGAGCCATTGGTTACGGACCGGTGGCGGATAAACTGGAGAAACGTTCGGCCGTGAAATGA
- a CDS encoding glycosyltransferase family 39 protein, with the protein MSRFLLISIVVAALGVRMIGLDQPFIDPWSWRQSDVAAIARNYFENGFHFTRPQIDWAGNERGYVGTEFPILPFLAAFSYRSAGVQEWIGRIQGVLFFIASLPFFFLLVRRIFGEFAAIWATFFYAFAPLSIAASRAFMPDVPSLSLTIAGSYFFLRWIEEERLKWLISSAVLVSLALLVKLPMAIIGAPLFYLALCRNQGGALSKPPIYPGSEERDALENEDGGLESAAPWKDIFIRRELWLFAAVALVPAAIWYWHAHRIAERFYPHHFFGAGGIQIMNFAWYWGILRQTAFSSLTLVLFTLAIFGALIAPRGKHTRFFHWWLAAMTLFVIVAGYGNRHQWYQLPLVPIAAVFAGCFCAWVGGRAQVPRVLRWAAALMLVISFSVSSYLCAKPFYRSASAALRDLGLELNEATTPSALIIAATDGDPTVFYYAHRKGWHFLGDGVYDGNPLDSAQIIANLEKLRARGATHLVFYAGTQWWLEYYPEFAQHLATNATLVEQTPEFTIYRLISASR; encoded by the coding sequence GTGTCCCGATTTCTCCTAATTTCGATCGTGGTGGCGGCTCTCGGGGTGCGCATGATCGGGCTCGACCAGCCGTTCATCGATCCCTGGAGCTGGCGGCAAAGCGATGTCGCCGCGATCGCCCGGAATTATTTCGAGAACGGTTTCCATTTCACGCGTCCCCAAATCGATTGGGCGGGCAACGAGCGCGGATACGTGGGGACCGAGTTTCCGATTCTGCCATTCCTGGCGGCGTTCTCTTACCGGAGCGCGGGTGTCCAGGAATGGATCGGGCGGATCCAGGGCGTCCTCTTTTTCATTGCGTCGCTCCCATTTTTCTTTCTGCTGGTCCGCCGGATTTTTGGCGAATTCGCGGCGATTTGGGCGACTTTTTTCTATGCCTTCGCGCCCCTGAGCATCGCCGCGAGCCGCGCGTTCATGCCGGACGTGCCGTCGCTCAGTCTCACGATCGCGGGCAGTTATTTTTTTCTGCGGTGGATTGAGGAAGAGCGCTTGAAGTGGCTCATATCCTCGGCGGTTTTGGTTTCGCTCGCGTTGCTGGTCAAGCTGCCGATGGCGATCATCGGCGCGCCGCTGTTTTATCTGGCGTTGTGTCGAAACCAAGGAGGGGCGCTTTCCAAACCGCCCATTTATCCTGGAAGTGAAGAGCGAGACGCTCTTGAAAACGAAGACGGCGGTTTGGAAAGCGCCGCTCCTTGGAAAGACATTTTCATTCGCCGGGAGCTTTGGCTCTTCGCGGCGGTCGCACTGGTCCCGGCGGCGATTTGGTACTGGCATGCGCATCGGATCGCGGAGCGTTTTTATCCGCATCACTTCTTCGGGGCGGGCGGGATTCAAATCATGAACTTCGCCTGGTATTGGGGGATCCTTCGGCAAACCGCGTTTTCGAGCCTGACGCTGGTTCTTTTCACGCTCGCGATTTTTGGCGCGCTGATCGCGCCGCGCGGCAAACACACCCGGTTCTTTCATTGGTGGCTCGCGGCGATGACGCTGTTTGTTATCGTCGCCGGCTACGGGAACCGCCACCAATGGTATCAGCTGCCGCTGGTCCCGATCGCGGCTGTCTTCGCGGGATGCTTCTGCGCCTGGGTGGGCGGACGCGCGCAAGTCCCCCGCGTCCTGCGTTGGGCGGCTGCCCTGATGCTTGTCATTTCGTTTTCCGTTTCTTCGTACCTCTGCGCGAAACCGTTTTATCGGTCCGCTTCCGCGGCGCTTCGCGATCTCGGTCTTGAACTCAACGAAGCCACCACCCCTAGCGCCTTGATCATCGCGGCGACCGATGGCGACCCGACGGTTTTCTATTATGCGCATCGCAAAGGCTGGCATTTCCTGGGAGACGGCGTTTACGACGGCAACCCGCTCGATAGCGCACAGATCATTGCGAACCTGGAAAAACTCCGGGCCCGCGGCGCGACCCACCTGGTCTTTTACGCCGGCACCCAGTGGTGGCTCGAGTATTATCCGGAGTTCGCCCAGCACCTCGCTACGAACGCGACGCTGGTCGAGCAAACGCCTGAGTTTACGATCTACAGGTTGATCTCAGCATCGCGATAA
- a CDS encoding GNAT family N-acetyltransferase, which yields MATFKIRTTTDADLPIILSLIRELAEYEREPDAVVATEAGLREVLFGAKPSAEVLLALEEQEPVGFAVYFHNFSTWLGRPGLYLEDLFVRPEKRGKGYGRALLERLAQVAKERGCGRMEWAVLDWNEPAIQFYRKLGAQPMDEWTVFRLTRDGIARLAGSDS from the coding sequence ATGGCAACATTCAAAATTCGAACGACCACGGATGCCGACTTGCCGATCATTCTCAGTTTGATCCGGGAACTGGCGGAGTACGAGCGCGAGCCGGATGCGGTGGTCGCCACGGAAGCGGGATTGCGCGAAGTTCTTTTTGGCGCAAAGCCGTCCGCGGAGGTGTTGCTCGCGCTGGAGGAGCAAGAGCCGGTCGGCTTCGCAGTCTATTTCCATAATTTTTCGACCTGGCTCGGGCGGCCTGGGCTTTACCTGGAAGATCTGTTTGTCAGGCCGGAAAAACGCGGAAAAGGCTATGGTCGCGCCTTGCTGGAACGCCTCGCGCAAGTCGCGAAGGAGCGGGGCTGCGGCCGAATGGAATGGGCAGTCCTCGATTGGAACGAGCCCGCGATCCAATTTTATCGCAAGCTCGGCGCGCAGCCGATGGATGAGTGGACGGTGTTCCGGCTAACGAGGGATGGGATTGCGAGATTGGCTGGCTCCGATTCGTAA
- a CDS encoding ankyrin repeat domain-containing protein: protein MRKLIIFAALLATGLKNGTAGPQSRQQLTQAIIDNDIEQVRTLAGNGADLKTPIFGATPLHLAAEYGRREIAQIFLEKGAEVDAIDNLQRTPLLWAAENQHADVAELLVARGADVNREDPSRFGGPTNDAPYPTPLDFAIRNGDLKLCQIFANAGGKNRRNDFNRLKRAIRSGHPEVLSWLIDNGMDPTAHSEDFDSAFTSAGVTANVDMIKVLITRSRNAPVLKVLLNEALQHAAEEGRLSVVRFLLDNTKVDLNREVKSSYGGISRGDDTHNESPRYTALSRAVENGRDEIVRALLDKGARVAGRTRSGAPVLSFVISQDRKDLFELLMRSKPPLDAVDIDGRTALMTAALNDNVEIAEMLVQHGAAVDKPDRYGATALMLASSEGKKAASEFLIGVGAKIDVHDQEGKSVLINAVNGCQPGLCARLICKGAKTTEAQPTTGMTALHFAAKKPCPTAIRELLAGGAAVEVRDKQGNTPLELARLSGDPESIELLAGEKAP, encoded by the coding sequence ATGAGAAAGCTGATCATCTTTGCGGCGCTTCTGGCAACTGGTTTGAAAAACGGCACGGCCGGACCGCAAAGTAGGCAGCAGCTGACGCAGGCCATTATCGACAATGACATCGAGCAGGTTCGAACCCTGGCCGGCAACGGTGCCGATCTGAAGACGCCGATTTTTGGCGCGACTCCGTTGCACCTTGCCGCCGAGTATGGACGCCGCGAGATAGCGCAGATTTTTCTGGAGAAGGGCGCGGAAGTCGACGCCATCGACAATTTGCAACGCACTCCGCTGCTCTGGGCCGCCGAGAACCAGCATGCCGACGTCGCCGAGTTGTTGGTGGCCCGCGGAGCCGATGTGAACCGCGAGGATCCGTCGCGATTTGGCGGACCGACGAACGATGCGCCTTATCCCACGCCGCTCGATTTTGCGATCCGCAACGGCGATTTGAAGCTTTGCCAGATCTTCGCGAACGCTGGCGGAAAGAATCGGAGGAACGACTTCAACAGGCTTAAGCGGGCGATCCGCTCCGGACATCCCGAAGTTTTGTCCTGGCTGATCGATAACGGAATGGATCCCACGGCGCACAGCGAGGATTTCGACAGCGCTTTTACCTCCGCCGGCGTGACCGCCAATGTCGATATGATCAAAGTTCTGATTACGAGGAGCCGCAATGCACCGGTCTTGAAGGTCCTGCTCAACGAAGCGTTGCAACATGCCGCTGAGGAGGGCCGCCTAAGCGTGGTTCGCTTTCTCCTCGATAACACGAAGGTCGACTTAAATCGCGAGGTGAAGAGCAGCTATGGCGGTATCTCACGGGGGGACGATACGCACAACGAATCGCCTCGTTATACGGCGCTTAGCCGTGCGGTCGAAAATGGCCGGGACGAAATCGTTCGGGCGTTGCTCGACAAAGGCGCCAGGGTCGCGGGCCGGACCCGGTCCGGGGCACCCGTGTTGAGCTTCGTTATCTCGCAAGATCGAAAGGACCTCTTTGAGTTGCTAATGAGATCCAAGCCGCCCCTGGACGCCGTCGATATCGATGGCCGGACGGCGCTAATGACCGCCGCGCTGAACGACAACGTCGAGATCGCAGAAATGCTGGTCCAGCACGGGGCAGCCGTCGATAAGCCGGATCGATACGGGGCCACCGCGCTGATGCTTGCCTCCTCGGAAGGCAAGAAAGCTGCGTCCGAGTTTTTGATTGGCGTGGGGGCGAAGATCGACGTTCACGATCAGGAGGGGAAGAGCGTCCTGATTAACGCGGTCAACGGCTGCCAGCCCGGGCTGTGTGCGCGTTTGATTTGCAAGGGGGCAAAGACGACTGAGGCCCAGCCGACGACGGGTATGACGGCGCTGCATTTCGCGGCGAAGAAGCCGTGTCCCACGGCGATCAGGGAGCTGCTGGCGGGCGGAGCGGCCGTGGAAGTGCGGGACAAACAGGGAAATACGCCGCTTGAGCTGGCGCGACTAAGCGGAGATCCCGAAAGCATCGAGCTGCTGGCCGGTGAGAAGGCACCGTAA
- a CDS encoding glycoside hydrolase family 15 protein, translating to MKIEDYAFLSDTQTGALVGRDGSVDWLCFPRFDSGACFAALLGDRKNGRWLFSPKEEVTATRRCYRDGTLILETEIETAKGAVRLIDFMPPRGKDPDIVRIIEGVRGEVELKMELVIRFDYGRIVPWVRKRDGALEAIAGPDALVLRTPVETRGEDLTTVAEFTVAKGERVPFVLTWFASHEEAPRRINHEHALRDTIAYWKEWSGKCQPHGKWQEAVVRSLITLKGLTYAPTGGIVAAATTSLPEEIGGVRNWDYRYCWLRDATLTLYALMTSGYLDEARAWREWLLRAIAGSASQMQIMYGVMGERRLEEYEVPWLAGYENSKPVRIGNAASNQFQLDVYGEVLAAMYVAHRAGIETNDVEWRMQVELMKFLETKWQDPDEGIWEVRGGPQQFTHSKMMAWLAFDRAVKLVKDCSCAAGENLERWQKIRDEIHAQVCELGYNAKKKAFTQFYGSDELDASLLMMPLTGFLPLDDERVVNTIEAIRRELMWNGFVLRYRAEINDVDGLPGGEGVFLPCSFWLADCLHLLGRTAEATELFERLLELRNDVGLLSEEYDPHAKRQLGNFPQAFTHVALVNTANLLSGGSRALHYRQRAERPKMVSSLHKN from the coding sequence ATGAAAATCGAAGATTACGCCTTCTTGAGCGACACCCAGACCGGTGCCCTGGTTGGGCGGGACGGTTCGGTCGACTGGCTCTGTTTTCCTCGCTTTGATTCGGGCGCCTGTTTTGCGGCTTTGTTGGGCGACCGAAAAAATGGGCGATGGTTGTTTTCGCCGAAGGAAGAAGTGACTGCCACACGTCGATGTTATCGCGACGGCACGTTGATTCTCGAAACTGAAATCGAGACTGCGAAAGGCGCGGTCCGACTGATCGATTTCATGCCGCCGCGGGGAAAAGACCCCGATATCGTCCGGATCATCGAGGGAGTGCGCGGCGAGGTGGAGCTAAAGATGGAGCTGGTCATCCGCTTCGATTACGGCCGGATCGTTCCCTGGGTGCGAAAACGCGACGGCGCGCTGGAAGCGATCGCCGGGCCGGACGCGCTCGTTCTTCGGACGCCGGTTGAGACGCGCGGCGAAGACCTGACGACGGTGGCCGAGTTTACAGTCGCGAAGGGCGAACGGGTGCCATTCGTCCTGACCTGGTTTGCCTCGCACGAGGAGGCGCCGCGCCGGATCAACCACGAGCACGCCCTGCGCGATACGATTGCGTATTGGAAGGAATGGTCGGGCAAATGCCAGCCGCACGGGAAATGGCAGGAGGCGGTTGTTCGCTCCCTCATCACCCTGAAGGGACTTACCTACGCGCCGACCGGCGGGATTGTGGCGGCCGCGACGACGTCGTTGCCGGAAGAAATCGGCGGGGTGCGCAATTGGGATTACCGGTATTGCTGGCTGCGGGACGCGACCCTGACCCTTTACGCGCTGATGACCTCCGGTTATCTCGACGAAGCGCGGGCCTGGCGGGAATGGCTCCTGCGAGCCATCGCCGGGAGCGCATCGCAGATGCAGATTATGTACGGTGTGATGGGAGAGCGCCGGCTCGAGGAGTACGAAGTTCCGTGGCTGGCCGGTTACGAGAATTCGAAGCCGGTCCGGATTGGAAACGCGGCGTCGAACCAGTTCCAGCTCGACGTTTACGGCGAAGTCCTGGCCGCGATGTATGTCGCCCATCGGGCCGGGATCGAGACGAATGACGTGGAATGGCGGATGCAGGTGGAGCTGATGAAGTTTCTCGAAACGAAATGGCAGGACCCGGACGAAGGCATTTGGGAGGTGCGCGGCGGGCCGCAGCAATTCACCCATTCGAAAATGATGGCCTGGCTGGCGTTCGATCGCGCGGTGAAGCTGGTCAAGGATTGCAGTTGCGCGGCGGGAGAAAACCTGGAGCGCTGGCAGAAAATTCGCGACGAGATTCACGCCCAGGTGTGCGAGCTCGGTTACAACGCGAAGAAGAAAGCGTTCACCCAGTTCTATGGCTCGGATGAGCTGGACGCGAGCCTGTTGATGATGCCGCTCACGGGATTTCTCCCGCTCGACGACGAACGGGTCGTCAACACCATCGAAGCGATCCGGCGCGAGCTGATGTGGAACGGCTTTGTCCTGCGGTATCGCGCTGAGATCAATGACGTGGACGGGTTGCCCGGCGGCGAAGGGGTCTTCCTGCCGTGTTCATTCTGGCTGGCCGATTGCCTGCATTTGCTCGGGCGAACGGCGGAAGCGACCGAATTGTTCGAGCGCCTGCTCGAATTGCGTAACGACGTCGGCCTTCTCTCCGAGGAATACGATCCGCACGCCAAACGCCAGCTCGGAAATTTTCCCCAGGCGTTCACTCATGTCGCCCTGGTCAATACCGCGAACCTACTCTCCGGCGGCTCGCGAGCCTTGCATTATCGGCAAAGGGCCGAGCGCCCAAAGATGGTTAGTTCTTTACATAAAAACTAG